The Streptomyces sp. CC0208 genome window below encodes:
- a CDS encoding beta-ketoacyl-[acyl-carrier-protein] synthase family protein — protein sequence MSGRRVVITGIEVLAPGGVGKDHFWDLLSEGRTATRGITFFDPSPFRSQVAAEMDFDPEQHGLAPQEIRRMDRAAQFAVVAARGAVADSGIDLAAHDPHRVGVTIGSAVGATMGLDEEYRVVSDGGRLHLVDHEYAVPHLYNYFVPSSFSAEVAWTVGAEGPNTVVSTGCTSGIDSVGYAVELIREGSADVMIAGSSDAPISPITMACFDAIKATTPRREDPEQASRPFDGTRNGFVLGEGCAVFVLEELESARRRGAHVYAEIAGYATRSNAYHMTGLRPDGAEMAEAITVALDEARMNADRIDYINAHGSGTKQNDRHETAAFKKSLGEHAYRTPVSSIKSMVGHSLGAIGSIEIAASALAMEHHVVPPTANLHTPDPECDLDYVPVTAREQLTDAVLTVGSGFGGFQSAMVLARPERSMA from the coding sequence ATGAGCGGCCGTCGAGTCGTCATCACCGGAATCGAGGTGCTCGCGCCCGGCGGCGTCGGCAAGGACCACTTCTGGGACCTGCTGAGCGAAGGCCGTACCGCCACGCGGGGGATCACCTTCTTCGACCCGAGCCCGTTCCGCTCACAGGTCGCCGCGGAGATGGACTTCGATCCGGAGCAGCACGGGCTCGCCCCGCAGGAGATCCGCCGGATGGACCGGGCCGCCCAGTTCGCGGTGGTCGCGGCGCGCGGCGCGGTCGCGGACAGCGGGATCGACCTCGCCGCCCACGACCCGCACCGGGTGGGTGTCACCATCGGCAGCGCGGTCGGCGCGACGATGGGTCTGGACGAGGAGTACCGGGTCGTCAGCGACGGTGGCCGGCTGCACCTGGTGGACCACGAGTACGCCGTACCGCATCTGTACAACTACTTCGTCCCCAGCTCCTTCTCCGCCGAGGTCGCCTGGACGGTCGGCGCCGAGGGTCCCAACACCGTGGTGTCCACCGGCTGCACCTCCGGCATCGACTCGGTCGGTTACGCGGTCGAGCTGATCCGCGAGGGATCGGCCGACGTGATGATCGCCGGCTCGTCCGACGCGCCGATCTCGCCGATCACCATGGCCTGCTTCGACGCGATCAAGGCGACGACCCCGCGCAGGGAGGACCCGGAACAGGCCTCACGCCCCTTCGACGGCACCCGCAACGGGTTCGTGCTCGGCGAGGGGTGCGCGGTGTTCGTCCTGGAGGAGCTGGAGAGCGCCCGGCGGCGCGGAGCGCACGTCTACGCCGAGATCGCCGGCTACGCCACCCGCAGCAACGCGTACCACATGACCGGTCTGAGGCCGGACGGCGCGGAGATGGCCGAGGCCATCACGGTGGCTCTGGACGAGGCCCGGATGAACGCGGACCGGATCGACTACATCAACGCCCACGGCTCCGGCACCAAGCAGAACGACCGGCACGAGACGGCCGCCTTCAAGAAGAGCCTGGGCGAGCACGCCTACCGCACTCCCGTGAGCTCCATCAAGTCGATGGTGGGGCACTCGCTCGGCGCGATCGGCTCGATCGAGATCGCCGCGTCCGCACTGGCCATGGAGCACCACGTGGTGCCGCCCACGGCGAACCTGCACACCCCCGACCCGGAGTGCGACCTCGACTACGTCCCGGTCACCGCCCGCGAGCAGCTGACCGACGCGGTGCTGACGGTGGGCAGTGGGTTCGGCGGCTTCCAGAGCGCGATGGTGCTCGCCCGTCCCGAGAGGAGCATGGCATGA
- a CDS encoding ketosynthase chain-length factor, translating into MTAVVVTGLGVTAPNGLGVRDYWEATLAGKSGIGRITRFDPSRYPARLAGEIPGFAAEEHLPSRLLPQTDRMTRLALVAADWALEDAGIRPQELPESSMGVVTASSSGGFEFGQGELQALWSRGSQYVSAYQSFAWFYAVNSGQISIRHGMKGPSSVVVSDQAGGLDAVAQARRQIRKGTAVVVSGAVDASICPWGWVAQLAAQRLTTRDEPSQAYLPFDRAADGYVPGEGGALLVMESEESARSRDARIYGEIAGYAATFDPAPGSGRPPGLRRAIELALDDAGVGPEQVDVVFCDAAADPELDRIEAEAITALFGPRAVPVTAPKTMTGRLYSGAAPLDLATAFLAMRDGVIPPTVHVTPSPDYALDLVVDRPREAALRTALVLARGHGGFNSAAVVRAVA; encoded by the coding sequence ATGACCGCGGTGGTGGTGACGGGGCTGGGCGTCACGGCCCCCAACGGCCTGGGTGTCCGGGACTACTGGGAGGCGACGCTCGCCGGCAAGAGCGGCATCGGGCGGATCACCCGCTTCGACCCGTCGCGGTACCCGGCGCGGCTGGCCGGTGAGATCCCCGGCTTCGCGGCCGAGGAGCACCTGCCGAGCCGGCTGCTGCCGCAGACCGACCGGATGACCCGGCTGGCGCTGGTCGCCGCCGACTGGGCGCTCGAGGACGCCGGGATACGGCCGCAGGAGCTGCCCGAGTCCAGCATGGGCGTGGTCACGGCGAGTTCGTCGGGTGGTTTCGAGTTCGGCCAGGGCGAACTGCAGGCGCTGTGGAGCCGGGGCAGCCAGTACGTCAGCGCGTACCAGTCGTTCGCCTGGTTCTACGCGGTCAACAGCGGTCAGATCTCCATCCGGCACGGCATGAAGGGCCCCAGCAGCGTGGTCGTCAGCGACCAGGCCGGCGGTCTGGACGCGGTGGCGCAGGCACGCCGGCAGATCCGCAAGGGGACCGCGGTCGTGGTCTCCGGGGCCGTGGACGCCTCCATCTGCCCGTGGGGCTGGGTCGCCCAGCTCGCCGCGCAGCGGCTGACCACGCGCGACGAGCCCAGCCAGGCGTATCTGCCCTTCGACCGGGCGGCCGACGGATATGTTCCGGGTGAGGGCGGCGCGCTGCTCGTCATGGAATCCGAGGAGTCGGCGCGCTCGCGCGACGCGCGGATATACGGCGAGATCGCCGGGTACGCCGCGACCTTCGACCCCGCGCCGGGCAGCGGACGTCCGCCGGGCCTGCGCCGGGCGATCGAACTCGCTCTGGACGACGCCGGGGTGGGGCCCGAGCAGGTGGACGTCGTGTTCTGCGACGCGGCGGCCGATCCCGAGCTCGACCGGATCGAGGCGGAGGCGATCACGGCGCTGTTCGGACCGAGGGCCGTCCCGGTCACCGCGCCGAAGACGATGACGGGCCGCCTCTACTCGGGCGCGGCACCCCTGGACCTGGCCACCGCGTTCCTCGCGATGCGCGACGGCGTGATCCCGCCGACGGTGCATGTGACGCCGTCCCCCGACTACGCCCTCGACCTGGTCGTCGACCGGCCGCGCGAGGCCGCGCTGCGGACGGCGCTGGTGCTGGCCCGCGGCCACGGCGGCTTCAACTCCGCGGCGGTCGTAAGGGCGGTCGCCTGA
- a CDS encoding acyl carrier protein, with protein sequence MESQQFTLNDLKRILIEGAGAEETVDLDGEILDTDFEHLGYESLALLETGGRIEREYGIVLDDDVLSESNTPRALIDAVNAQMGDGTQAAA encoded by the coding sequence GTGGAATCACAGCAGTTCACCCTCAACGACCTCAAGCGCATCCTGATCGAGGGAGCCGGTGCCGAGGAGACCGTCGACCTCGACGGCGAGATCCTCGACACGGACTTCGAGCACCTCGGCTACGAGTCGCTGGCGCTCCTTGAGACCGGCGGCCGCATCGAGCGCGAGTACGGCATCGTCCTGGACGACGACGTCCTGTCGGAGAGCAACACGCCGCGCGCCCTCATCGACGCGGTCAACGCCCAGATGGGGGACGGGACGCAGGCTGCCGCCTGA
- the fabG gene encoding 3-oxoacyl-ACP reductase FabG → MPQQQTQRVALITGATSGIGLAAARQLGSAGHRVFIGARDADNVATTVKQLQEEGIEADGAVLDVRSRDGVRAFVQAAVDRFGPVDVLVNNAGRSGGGVTADLADELWDDVIDTNLNSVFRMTREVLNTGGMRDRGWGRIVNIASTAGKQGVVLGAPYSASKHGVVGFTKALGNELAPTGITVNAVCPGYVETPMAQRVRQGYAAAYDTTEDAILEKFQAKIPLGRYSTPEEVAGMVCYLASDTAASVTAQAINVCGGLGNF, encoded by the coding sequence ATGCCGCAGCAGCAGACGCAGCGGGTCGCACTGATCACGGGAGCAACCAGTGGCATCGGCCTCGCGGCCGCCCGCCAGTTGGGCTCCGCCGGGCACCGCGTGTTCATCGGCGCACGCGACGCCGACAACGTGGCCACGACGGTCAAGCAGCTCCAGGAGGAGGGCATAGAAGCGGACGGCGCGGTCCTGGACGTCCGGTCCCGGGACGGGGTCCGCGCTTTCGTACAGGCCGCCGTCGACCGCTTCGGTCCCGTCGACGTCCTCGTCAACAACGCCGGCCGCAGCGGCGGCGGAGTGACCGCGGACCTCGCGGACGAGCTGTGGGACGACGTCATCGACACCAACCTCAACAGCGTCTTCCGGATGACCCGCGAGGTGCTCAACACCGGCGGCATGCGCGACCGCGGCTGGGGCCGGATCGTCAACATCGCGTCCACCGCCGGCAAGCAGGGCGTGGTCCTGGGCGCCCCCTACTCCGCCTCCAAGCACGGCGTCGTCGGCTTCACCAAGGCTCTCGGCAACGAACTCGCGCCGACCGGCATCACCGTCAACGCCGTCTGCCCGGGCTATGTCGAGACCCCCATGGCCCAGCGGGTCCGCCAGGGCTACGCCGCCGCCTATGACACCACCGAGGACGCGATCCTCGAGAAGTTCCAGGCCAAGATCCCGCTCGGCCGCTACTCCACGCCTGAGGAGGTCGCCGGGATGGTCTGCTACCTCGCCTCCGACACCGCCGCCTCCGTCACCGCTCAGGCGATCAACGTGTGCGGCGGCCTGGGCAACTTCTGA
- a CDS encoding aromatase/cyclase: MTTTEATTREVAHEITVSAPAGAVYRLIAEVENWPQIFPPTIHVDHLEKGEREERIRIWATANGAAKSWTSRRTLDPDNRRITFRQEVSAPPVAAMGGAWVIEELPGGDSLVRLLHDYRAVDDDPASLAWIDEAVDRNSRSELAALKENVERAHATRELTFSFEDTVLIEGSAKDVYDFINEADRWVERLPHVARVQFEEPTPGLQVLEMDTRAKDGSTHTTKSYRVAFPHRAIAYKQVTLPALMTLHTGLWTFEEYPRGVAATSQHTVVLNPDNIQRILGPEATVEDAREYVQGALSTNSRATLGHARDHAEKSR, translated from the coding sequence GTGACCACGACGGAAGCAACGACCCGCGAGGTGGCGCACGAGATCACTGTCTCGGCTCCGGCCGGCGCCGTCTACCGCCTGATCGCGGAGGTGGAGAACTGGCCGCAGATCTTCCCGCCCACCATCCACGTGGACCACCTGGAGAAGGGCGAGCGTGAGGAGCGCATCCGCATCTGGGCCACCGCCAACGGTGCCGCCAAGAGCTGGACCTCGCGCCGCACCCTGGACCCCGACAACCGCCGGATCACCTTCCGCCAGGAGGTCTCCGCTCCCCCGGTCGCCGCGATGGGCGGCGCCTGGGTGATCGAGGAGCTGCCGGGCGGCGATTCACTGGTACGGCTGCTGCACGACTACCGCGCCGTCGACGACGATCCCGCGAGCCTCGCCTGGATCGACGAGGCCGTCGACCGCAACTCCCGTTCGGAGCTGGCCGCCCTGAAGGAGAACGTCGAGCGGGCCCACGCCACGCGCGAGCTGACCTTCTCCTTCGAGGACACCGTTCTGATCGAGGGCTCGGCCAAGGACGTCTACGACTTCATCAACGAGGCCGACCGCTGGGTGGAACGGCTGCCGCACGTGGCCCGCGTCCAGTTCGAGGAACCCACGCCCGGCCTGCAGGTGCTGGAGATGGACACCCGGGCCAAGGACGGCTCGACGCACACCACCAAGTCGTACCGGGTGGCGTTCCCGCACCGCGCGATCGCCTACAAGCAGGTCACCCTGCCGGCCCTGATGACCCTGCACACCGGCCTGTGGACGTTCGAGGAGTACCCGCGCGGGGTCGCCGCGACCTCGCAGCACACGGTCGTGCTCAACCCGGACAACATCCAGCGGATCCTCGGCCCCGAGGCGACCGTCGAGGACGCCCGCGAGTACGTCCAGGGCGCACTCAGCACCAACAGCCGCGCCACGCTGGGCCACGCCAGGGACCACGCGGAGAAGAGCCGCTGA
- a CDS encoding FAD-dependent monooxygenase, producing the protein MATDTSRATRVIVVGAGPVGLFLAGELRLGGADVVVLERLRTPTTESRASTLHARTVELFDCRGLLDALGGPPREPRGHFGGVPMDLTMPGPYSGQWKVPQTRTEELLQDWSGALGADVRRGWEVRELAQEDGFVEVTADTPDGVRRLRAAYVVACDGEDSTVRRLTGAAFPGTPAGRELLRADIAGIDIPNRRFERREHGLAIAARMPGGVTRVMVHAFGRPARRRTGPPDFAEVVDVWRQVTGEDLGDGRPVWLNAFGDANRQLEHYRHGRVLFAGDAAHRQMPSGGQALNLGLQDAANLGWKLAAVVCGRASKGLLDTYHDERHEVGRRVLANIRAQGLLLLGGPEVEAARTLLGELIAAGPARDHLAAMITGLDIRYPVGGGTHPLLGARLPLGTLPTPNGPVRTAELLRDGRGLLLVSDSARAELRWLGKVWSDRVTPVAVRPDTAEPLYGAEGLLVRPDGHVAWAGTDPWGATAAIRHWFGRPDPGL; encoded by the coding sequence ATGGCCACCGACACCTCCCGGGCCACCCGGGTCATCGTGGTGGGGGCGGGCCCCGTCGGCCTGTTCCTCGCCGGCGAGCTCCGCCTCGGCGGCGCCGACGTCGTCGTACTGGAACGGCTGCGCACCCCCACCACGGAGTCCCGCGCCTCCACGCTGCACGCCCGCACGGTGGAGCTGTTCGACTGCCGCGGGCTGCTGGACGCGCTCGGCGGCCCACCGCGTGAGCCCCGCGGCCACTTCGGCGGCGTACCGATGGACCTGACCATGCCCGGCCCGTACTCGGGCCAGTGGAAGGTGCCCCAGACCAGGACCGAGGAGCTGCTCCAGGACTGGTCCGGCGCCCTCGGCGCCGACGTCCGGCGTGGCTGGGAGGTACGCGAACTCGCCCAGGAGGACGGGTTCGTGGAGGTCACGGCCGACACCCCGGACGGCGTACGGCGGCTTCGGGCGGCGTACGTCGTGGCCTGCGACGGCGAGGACAGCACCGTGCGGCGGCTGACCGGGGCGGCTTTCCCCGGCACCCCGGCCGGGCGGGAGCTGTTGCGGGCGGACATCGCCGGGATCGACATCCCCAACCGGCGTTTCGAGCGCCGGGAGCACGGGCTGGCGATCGCGGCGCGGATGCCCGGCGGGGTCACCCGGGTGATGGTGCACGCGTTCGGTCGCCCGGCGCGGCGGCGCACGGGGCCGCCGGACTTCGCCGAGGTCGTCGACGTATGGCGACAGGTCACCGGCGAGGACCTCGGCGACGGACGCCCCGTGTGGCTCAACGCCTTCGGCGACGCCAACCGGCAGCTGGAGCACTATCGCCACGGGCGGGTGCTGTTCGCCGGGGACGCCGCCCACCGCCAGATGCCGAGCGGCGGACAGGCGCTCAACCTGGGGCTCCAGGACGCGGCCAATCTCGGTTGGAAGCTGGCCGCGGTGGTCTGCGGGCGGGCCTCGAAGGGCCTGCTCGACACCTATCACGACGAGCGGCACGAGGTCGGGCGCCGGGTGCTCGCCAACATCAGGGCCCAGGGGCTGCTGCTGCTCGGCGGCCCGGAGGTGGAGGCGGCGCGCACCCTGCTCGGCGAGCTCATCGCCGCGGGACCCGCGCGGGACCACCTCGCGGCGATGATCACCGGGCTCGACATCCGCTACCCCGTGGGCGGCGGCACCCATCCGCTGCTCGGCGCCCGGCTCCCGCTCGGCACCCTGCCCACGCCCAACGGCCCGGTCAGGACCGCGGAGTTGCTGCGGGACGGGCGCGGCCTGCTGCTCGTCTCCGACTCCGCCCGGGCCGAACTGCGCTGGCTCGGCAAGGTCTGGTCGGACCGGGTCACCCCGGTGGCGGTACGACCGGACACCGCCGAGCCGCTGTACGGCGCCGAGGGGCTGCTGGTCCGCCCCGACGGGCACGTCGCCTGGGCGGGCACGGACCCGTGGGGGGCGACGGCGGCGATCCGCCACTGGTTCGGGCGGCCCGACCCGGGGCTGTGA
- a CDS encoding FAD-dependent monooxygenase: MLAGELRLGGARVVVVEKLAEPTGQSRGLGFTARAMEVFDQRGLLPRFGALEKSPMGHFGGVQFDYTVLEDAHFGARGVPQSQTEAVLEGWAGELGADIRRGWELTKLADDGDGVEIVAATPEGEQRVRGAYLVGCDGGQSVVRNAAGFDFPGLPATRRMYLADVTGCDIRPRFLGERLENGMVMAAPLAPGVDRIIVCEDGTPAGDRPQAVEFDEVGAAWERITGESLAGGGADWVSSFTDATRQVSAYRRGRVLLAGDAAHVHLPAGGQGLSTGVQDAVNLGWKLAAVVRGDMPDALLDTYHDERHPVGARLLMNTRAQGMIFLGGAESDPVRKVFGELMELEEVRRRLAGVVSHLDITYDLGPGTHPLLGRRLPPRPLKLADGTQTSTTDLLHPARGVLLDLADDPALRASTARWNDRISVVTATCESPEVFAGATALLVRPDGHVAWAAVGKDPRTMADPDDAATRTTGTATPDAPRITEAEVAAGIDSLVTALHQWFGTPEVA; the protein is encoded by the coding sequence ATGCTGGCCGGGGAACTGCGGCTGGGCGGGGCCCGGGTCGTCGTCGTGGAGAAGCTGGCGGAGCCGACCGGGCAGTCCCGGGGGCTCGGATTCACGGCCCGCGCGATGGAGGTGTTCGACCAGCGGGGGCTGCTGCCGCGGTTCGGCGCGCTGGAGAAGAGCCCGATGGGCCACTTCGGCGGTGTGCAGTTCGACTACACCGTCCTGGAGGACGCCCACTTCGGCGCGCGCGGCGTCCCGCAGTCGCAGACCGAGGCCGTCCTGGAGGGGTGGGCCGGCGAGCTGGGCGCGGACATACGGCGCGGCTGGGAGCTGACCAAGCTGGCCGACGACGGGGACGGCGTCGAGATCGTGGCGGCCACGCCCGAGGGCGAACAGCGGGTGCGCGGCGCGTACCTGGTGGGCTGCGACGGTGGCCAGAGCGTCGTACGCAACGCGGCCGGTTTCGACTTCCCCGGGCTGCCGGCCACGCGCCGCATGTACCTGGCCGACGTCACCGGCTGCGACATCCGGCCCCGCTTCCTGGGTGAGCGGCTGGAGAACGGCATGGTGATGGCCGCGCCGCTGGCACCCGGCGTCGACCGGATCATCGTGTGCGAGGACGGCACGCCCGCCGGGGACCGGCCGCAGGCGGTGGAGTTCGACGAGGTCGGGGCCGCCTGGGAGCGCATCACCGGCGAGTCGCTGGCCGGGGGCGGCGCGGACTGGGTCAGCTCCTTCACGGACGCCACCCGGCAGGTCTCCGCCTACCGCCGGGGCCGGGTGCTGCTCGCCGGGGATGCCGCGCACGTCCATCTCCCGGCCGGCGGCCAGGGGCTCAGCACGGGCGTGCAGGACGCGGTCAACCTCGGCTGGAAGCTGGCCGCGGTGGTCCGCGGGGACATGCCGGACGCCCTCCTCGACACCTACCACGACGAACGGCACCCGGTCGGCGCCCGGCTGCTGATGAACACCCGCGCGCAGGGCATGATCTTCCTCGGCGGCGCGGAGTCCGACCCGGTGCGCAAGGTCTTCGGCGAGTTGATGGAGCTGGAGGAGGTCCGCCGCCGACTGGCCGGCGTGGTCAGTCACCTCGACATCACCTACGACCTCGGCCCCGGCACCCACCCCCTCCTCGGCCGACGCCTGCCCCCCCGCCCCCTGAAGCTGGCCGACGGCACGCAGACCAGTACGACGGACCTGCTCCACCCGGCCCGGGGCGTCCTGCTCGACCTCGCCGACGACCCGGCCCTGCGGGCGAGCACGGCCCGTTGGAACGACCGGATCTCGGTCGTCACGGCCACCTGCGAGAGCCCCGAGGTCTTCGCCGGTGCGACCGCCCTGCTCGTACGCCCGGACGGCCACGTGGCCTGGGCCGCCGTAGGAAAGGACCCCCGCACGATGGCCGACCCGGACGACGCCGCCACCCGGACAACCGGTACGGCGACCCCCGACGCCCCCCGGATCACCGAAGCCGAGGTGGCCGCCGGCATCGACAGCCTCGTCACCGCCCTCCACCAATGGTTCGGCACCCCGGAGGTGGCGTAG
- a CDS encoding alpha/beta fold hydrolase — protein MTTASLSVGPHVRRITLDAGGHTLSALLSAPQDTPPRATVVALHGAGMSAGYFDGGAQPDGSLCALGAHLGFAVLAVDRPGYGDSAAGLPEGLDLAGQARVLRAALDHFHTEYPVGTGTFLLAHSFGGKLALTVAAEAPPPGLLGLDISGCGHRYAPRSAELLAGPDRARWRHNWGRLGLYPPATFQRSASLVKPIPERELRAASDWPEVFDVLAPRVRVPVRLTFAEHELWWRHDTDALDDLRARLSAAPRVVVDRQPDAGHNISLGRTARAYHLRALAFFEECLPERDGP, from the coding sequence ATGACCACCGCGTCCCTGTCCGTCGGCCCGCACGTACGGCGGATCACGCTGGATGCCGGCGGGCACACCCTGTCGGCCCTGCTGAGCGCACCCCAGGACACGCCGCCGCGTGCCACCGTCGTCGCGCTGCACGGGGCTGGGATGAGCGCGGGGTACTTCGACGGCGGGGCCCAACCGGACGGCTCCCTGTGCGCGTTGGGAGCGCATCTGGGGTTCGCCGTCCTCGCCGTCGACCGGCCCGGCTACGGCGACTCGGCCGCCGGGCTCCCCGAGGGCCTCGACCTCGCCGGGCAGGCCCGCGTCCTGCGGGCCGCGCTCGACCACTTCCACACCGAGTACCCCGTCGGCACGGGCACCTTCCTGCTCGCGCACTCCTTCGGGGGCAAGCTCGCCCTGACTGTGGCCGCCGAAGCCCCGCCGCCCGGTCTGCTGGGCCTGGACATCTCCGGCTGCGGTCACCGCTACGCCCCGCGCTCCGCGGAACTGCTCGCCGGACCCGACCGGGCCCGGTGGCGCCACAACTGGGGCCGGCTCGGCCTCTACCCGCCCGCCACCTTCCAGCGCAGCGCCAGCCTCGTGAAGCCCATCCCCGAACGGGAGCTGCGGGCCGCCTCGGACTGGCCGGAGGTGTTCGACGTGCTCGCCCCACGCGTGCGCGTCCCCGTGCGCCTGACGTTCGCCGAGCACGAACTGTGGTGGCGGCACGACACCGACGCCCTCGACGACCTGCGCGCGAGGCTGAGCGCCGCGCCGCGGGTGGTCGTCGACCGGCAGCCGGACGCCGGGCACAACATCAGCCTGGGCCGGACGGCCCGCGCCTACCACTTGCGTGCGCTCGCCTTCTTCGAGGAGTGCCTACCCGAGCGGGACGGTCCATGA
- a CDS encoding MFS transporter: MTASESKTPGSSARSGGLLAIGLRSLTVRNFRLFAVGQIASATGTWMMVVAQDWLVLDLSGDSGTALATVTALQFTPMLLLTLYGGRMADRYDKRALLTGANVVSGVLALLLGLLVTGDAARLSHVYVFALALGVANAVEVPARLSFIAELVGQDLVPNASALSGAYFNIARVLGPSLAGLLIEAAGTGTVMLLNAASYAATVAGLRAIRPEELHRSPRPAARDARVAEGLAHLRSRPDLVATLALLAAVSLFGLNLQLTLPLMARTVFHTDAAAFGLLTAALAAGSLLAAFTGTLRRGRPPARLVIGWAGSFGALAAATGWAPNLPVALALLVPTGFASLYFAQAANHRVQLGSDPAHRGRVMALYTLILQGSAPLGALFVGTVTQYLGTRSALWAGGLISLAAALVAAVADRSDARRAAAPAEGTQTHTTRTGSRP; encoded by the coding sequence ATGACCGCATCCGAATCCAAGACGCCAGGCTCCTCGGCCAGGTCCGGAGGGCTGCTGGCCATCGGCCTGCGCTCGCTGACCGTGCGCAACTTCCGGCTCTTCGCAGTCGGCCAGATCGCGTCCGCGACCGGCACCTGGATGATGGTCGTCGCCCAGGACTGGCTCGTCCTCGACCTGAGCGGCGATTCCGGCACCGCACTCGCCACCGTCACCGCGCTCCAGTTCACACCGATGCTGCTGCTGACCCTGTACGGCGGCCGTATGGCCGACCGCTACGACAAGCGCGCCCTGCTGACCGGGGCCAACGTCGTCTCCGGGGTGCTCGCGCTGCTGCTCGGCCTGCTGGTCACCGGCGACGCGGCCCGCCTGTCGCACGTCTACGTGTTCGCGCTCGCCCTCGGCGTCGCCAATGCCGTGGAGGTGCCGGCCCGGCTGTCCTTCATCGCCGAACTCGTCGGACAGGACCTGGTGCCCAACGCCTCCGCGCTCAGCGGCGCCTACTTCAACATCGCGCGGGTGCTCGGCCCGTCCCTGGCGGGGCTGCTGATCGAGGCGGCCGGCACCGGCACCGTGATGCTCCTGAACGCGGCGAGCTACGCGGCGACGGTGGCAGGACTGCGCGCCATACGGCCCGAGGAACTGCACCGCTCACCCCGACCCGCGGCGCGCGACGCACGCGTCGCCGAGGGCCTGGCCCATCTGCGGTCCCGGCCCGACCTGGTGGCGACCCTGGCCCTGCTCGCGGCGGTGTCGCTGTTCGGTCTGAACCTCCAGCTGACCCTGCCGCTCATGGCCCGCACGGTCTTCCACACCGACGCCGCCGCGTTCGGTCTGCTCACCGCCGCGCTCGCCGCGGGGTCGCTGCTGGCCGCCTTCACCGGCACCCTGCGCCGGGGCCGCCCCCCGGCCCGCCTGGTGATCGGCTGGGCCGGCTCCTTCGGCGCCCTGGCGGCGGCCACCGGATGGGCACCGAACCTGCCGGTCGCGCTGGCGCTGCTCGTACCGACCGGCTTCGCCTCCCTCTACTTCGCGCAGGCCGCCAACCACCGCGTCCAACTGGGCAGCGACCCCGCCCACCGCGGCCGGGTCATGGCCCTCTACACCCTCATCCTGCAAGGCAGCGCCCCGCTGGGCGCCCTCTTCGTCGGCACCGTCACCCAGTACCTCGGCACCCGCTCCGCGCTGTGGGCGGGCGGCCTGATCTCGCTGGCGGCCGCCCTCGTCGCTGCGGTCGCCGACCGCAGCGACGCGCGACGCGCGGCAGCTCCCGCCGAAGGCACGCAGACACACACAACCCGAACCGGGAGCCGCCCGTGA
- a CDS encoding 4'-phosphopantetheinyl transferase superfamily protein — protein MNLPLVPNAPRSTRELGPSDLHLWLLPAPASPRDVPVGELDQDERRRAAAYRRDSDRQMYVAAHVGLRRVLSVYTGVEPRRLSIGREWCEECGERHGRPVLVDLPGAPEFSLSHSRGLALVAVARTRVGVDVQALPSRETVDACLPLLHPAECQEITRLPADRRQTAFARLWSRKEAYLKGLGTGLARATDLDYLGEGAESWRPTGWTVRNMPLCEGHVGAAALAGDKDWRAAMHPVPPEWLYARDAVEHLSEVEPGLRTVLRAHDPSSVRTHALIDTRNRKERAQAS, from the coding sequence GTGAACCTCCCCCTCGTACCGAACGCCCCCCGCAGCACCCGGGAGTTGGGTCCGTCGGACCTGCACCTGTGGCTGCTGCCCGCCCCCGCCTCGCCGCGCGACGTACCGGTCGGCGAGCTCGACCAGGACGAGCGGCGGCGCGCCGCCGCCTACCGTCGGGACAGCGACCGGCAGATGTACGTCGCCGCCCATGTGGGCCTGCGCCGGGTGCTGTCGGTCTACACCGGCGTCGAGCCCCGGCGGCTGTCCATCGGCCGGGAGTGGTGCGAGGAGTGCGGGGAACGGCACGGCCGGCCGGTGCTGGTCGACCTTCCGGGCGCGCCGGAGTTCTCGCTCTCCCACAGCCGCGGTCTGGCCCTGGTCGCGGTGGCCCGCACCCGGGTCGGTGTCGACGTACAGGCGCTGCCGTCGCGGGAGACCGTCGACGCCTGCCTGCCCCTGCTGCACCCGGCCGAGTGCCAGGAGATCACCCGGCTCCCGGCCGACCGGCGGCAGACCGCCTTCGCTCGACTGTGGTCCCGCAAGGAGGCCTACCTGAAGGGCCTCGGCACCGGGCTCGCCCGCGCGACCGACCTCGACTACCTCGGCGAGGGCGCCGAGTCCTGGCGTCCGACCGGCTGGACAGTGCGCAACATGCCCCTGTGCGAGGGCCATGTCGGCGCGGCGGCGCTGGCCGGCGACAAGGACTGGCGCGCCGCGATGCACCCGGTGCCGCCCGAGTGGCTCTACGCCCGGGATGCCGTCGAGCACCTCTCCGAGGTCGAACCGGGCCTGCGCACGGTGCTGCGCGCCCACGATCCGTCCTCCGTCCGCACGCACGCCCTCATCGACACCAGGAACAGGAAGGAAAGGGCCCAGGCATCATGA